The following coding sequences lie in one Haematobia irritans isolate KBUSLIRL chromosome 3, ASM5000362v1, whole genome shotgun sequence genomic window:
- the Edem1 gene encoding ER degradation-enhancing alpha-mannosidase-like protein 2, translating into MFFCLFKHIWPNLNIQLCILIAICVNYNHVHALKHYTKERKLELREQVRSMFQHAYEGYLKYASDYDELRPLTCDGIDTWGSYSLTMIDSLDTLATMGNFTEFRRIAKVLEKKMDFNRDINVSVFETNIRIVGGLLSAHLLSKKAGVELEAGWPCQGPLLRMAEDVAKRLLPAFDTATGMPYGTVNLRYGVPKGETSITCTAGVGTLLVEFGTLSRLTGNTIYEEVALNALHSLWNRRSPIGLFGNHIDVQSGRWTALDSGIGAGVDSLFEYMVKAGILLQRPELLEMFHTARAAIDKYLRHEDWYVWANMNKGQVTLPVFQSLEAFWPGILSMVGDREAAIKTIANYASVWRKYGFLPEFYTITTGEAASNRESYPLRPELIESVMYLYRATKNEFLLELGESILQTIEHSAKTRCGYATIRNVVTHEKENRMESFFLSETTKYLFLLFDEDNFLHNDASKGDIVQTPQGGECLVNTGPYIFNTEAHPVDISALYCCYDHKQDIFDGMDLQNFSDSALAKKDYELHIKGKSDINAFCSKFQRKQRERHKKSAAHPPVPPSSKSPPQPTLAVDIEVFDEDNKPAGDILVESFERVKNDQTSRPSVTTSTSTSSNVENSQSNQLTVSDLQEFFAKKREHFKSPQDILDYTVGFLKNFTLDPTYISSLKLFDKNFNELLGTVTQKEYEGSTKTLWELYELNHRYKMNMQFLIAFNLQSFGEFDRKMVDKVILVLHGDQSDSSNNFIWNKMSNLYMEYTRSLTNTTDMQNLLLKILINGSEEKQRAYKAFLTNEEIQNLPIETVDVSQQLQLFSYAKRIVEAEKRMSDTLEQLQTLMLDINNKQKRDNKISKSSDTTQDDNQTKEDLIELSSKTKSNSPAQKHSPSDNTSTAVTSPMIGGNLIHHSSTKENENGSVWTHLVDTFLGKTSMQKPKFDPSELLQKTRKSLEKYNQIDIDYSLLTCARPKFIENFAYRYYYP; encoded by the exons atgtttttttgtttgtttaaacaTATTTGGCCCAACCTTAACATCCAACTATGTATATTAATTGCCATCTGCGTCAATTACAATCATGTCCATGCTTTAAAACACTACACCAAAGAACGAAAGTTAGAATTAAG GGAACAAGTACGTAGTATGTTTCAACATGCCTACGAGGGCTATTTGAAATACGCCTCCGATTATGATGAACTGCGACCGTTGACCTGTGATGGTATTGACACGTGGGGCAGTTATTCTTTGACAATGATTGACTCTTTGGATACACTGGCCACCATGGGAAATTTTACGGAATTTCGTAGAATTGCCAAAGTATTAGAGAAGAAAATGGATTTTAATAGGGATATAAATGTGTCGGTGTTTGAAACGAATATTCGTATTGTGGGAGGATTATTATCAGCGCATTTACTTTCCAAAAAAGCAGGGGTAGAGTTGGAGGCAGGATGGCCATGTCag GGTCCACTGCTACGTATGGCGGAAGATGTTGCCAAGCGATTGCTACCAGCTTTCGATACCGCAACAG GCATGCCTTATGGAACTGTAAATTTACGTTATGGTGTCCCAAAGGGAGAGACATCGATAACTTGTACAGCAGGTGTGGGGACTTTATTAGTAGAATTCGGGACATTGTCCCGTCTAACCGGCAATACGATTTACGAAGAAGTAGCCCTAAATGCTTTACACTCCCTATGGAATCGAAGATCTCCCATAGGCTTATTCGGCAATCACATTGATGTTCAAAGTGGCCGATGGACAGCTTTAGATTCGGGTATAGGAGCTGGTGTCGACTCGCTTTTTGAGTATATGGTAAAGGCTGGAATTCTATTGCAACGTCCAGAACTTTTGGAAATGTTCCATACGGCACGTGCAGCAATCGATAAATACTTAAGGCATGAAGACTGGTATGTATGGGCAAATATGAATAAGGGACAAGTAACATTGCCCGTATTCCAATCGCTTGAAGCTTTCTGGCCTGGAATACTAAGTATGGTTGGTGATAGAGAAGCGGCCATTAAAACAATTGCCAACTATGCCAGTGTTTGGCGTAAATATGGATTTTTACCAGAGTTCTATACAATAACTACAGGAGAGGCAGCATCGAATCGAGAAAGCTATCCTTTGCGACCAGAGCTAATAGAATCAGTGATGTATCTGTATAGAGCAACAAAGAATGAATTTCTTCTGGAATTGGGAGAGAGTATACTTCAAACTATTGAACATAGTGCAAAGACTAGATGTGGCTATGCTACG ATTCGCAATGTGGTTACCCATGAAAAGGAAAATCGCATGGAATCATTTTTCCTATctgaaactacaaaatatttatttttactttttgacgaggacaattttttgcacaatGACGCTAGTAAAGGCGATATTGTACAAACTCCTCAGGGCGGCGAATGCCTGGTGAATACAGGACCCTATATATTCAACACGGAAGCTCATCCTGTAGACATTTCCGCATTATACTGTTGTTATGATCACAAGCAAGACATTTTCGATGGTATGGATTTACAAAACTTCAGCGATTCAGCTTTGGCTAAAAAAGATTATGAACTTCATATCAAAGGGAAAAGTGATATAAATGCGTTTTGTTCTAAATTCCAAAGAAAACAACGTGAACGTCACAAAAAGTCGGCCGCTCATCCACCGGTGCCACCATCTTCTAAAAGTCCCCCACAACCTACGTTGGCTGTAGATATTGAAGTTTTCGATGAGGATAATAAACCAGCTGGTGATATTCTGGTAGAATCATTTGAACGTGTCAAAAATGATCAGACATCGAGACCATCGGTGACTACCTCAACTTCCACTTCATCGAATGTGGAAAATAGTCAATCTAATCAGTTGACGGTTTCGGATTTACAAGAGTTTTTTGCTAAAAAACGAGAACATTTTAAAAGTCCCCAAGATATTCTCGATTATACAgtgggatttttaaaaaatttcactcTTGACCCCACATACATTAGCAGTTTGAaacttttcgataaaaatttcaatgaattacTGGGCACCGTAACGCAGAAAGAATACGAGGGTAGTACTAAAACTCTTTGGGAGTTATATGAACTTAATCATCGTTACAAAATGAATATGCAATTCTTGATAGCTTTTAATTTGCAATCGTTTGGTGAATTTGAtcgaaaaatggtggacaaagtTATACTCGTCCTACATGGTGACCAAAGTGATAGTTCGAATAATTTCATTTGGAATAAAATGAGTAATCTCTATATGGAATATACTAGATCTCTGACAAATACCACAGATATGCAAAATCTTTTACTTAAAATTCTCATCAATGGTTCCGAGGAAAAACAGAGAGCTTACAAAGCTTTTCTCACCAACgaggaaattcaaaatttgcccATTGAGACTGTTGATGTTTCTCAACAATTGCAATTATTCTCGTATGCCAAACGTATTGTAGAGGCCGAAAAACGTATGAGCGACACCTTGGAACAATTGCAAACGTTAATGCTTgatataaataacaaacaaaaaagggaTAATAAAATCTCTAAGAGTTCCGATACTACACAAGATGACAACCAAACGAAAGAGGATTTGATTGAGCTTAGCTCCAAAACAAAATCGAATTCTCCGGCACAAAAGCATTCGCCGTCTGACAACACCTCTACAGCTGTAACTTCACCTATGATTGGTGGCAATCTCATACATCACTCTTctacaaaagaaaatgaaaatggcTCTGTATGGACCCATTTGGTAGACACATTTTTGGGTAAAACTTCAATGCAAAAACCTAAATTTGATCCCTCCGAACTATTACAAAAAACTCGCAAATCATTGGAGAAATATAATCAAATTGATATCGATTATAGTTTACTAACATGTGCCagaccaaaatttatagaaaatttcgcctatCGTTATTATTATCCTTAG
- the Rbcn-3B gene encoding WD repeat-containing protein Rbcn-3B — protein sequence MVSTNLVVPVVLWGPSAPTHCVSSVFLSDDQTTLATGCYDGQICLWHVEPVTLKMSPRCLLVGHTAPVLCLVRASILVDCNYLVSSSENGEMCTWDMTDGKCMESVKLPQVHTQIQSYHTANSADVRLFCIGYYPEIMVMDPFSLEVIYTLSSKVKPDWISALHVLRPMRRKDDVVLAITTTGTVKVWTLVGNENKHAEPIYENESKEIRCLNAITMNCCSQNQRTVLIVCTKYWQIYDAGDFTVLCSVIAPARERWQGGDFISSDRVMLWTDEGKGYLYKLPANCIPDNKEFHSKSVIRDAPYLYYVLQHPGDKILSCPPAMKLLRSEPEGKPVSHFLLRGDSEGFISVWTVPDVPLDNISILQAKQMPPRALKPSVCTSLIEAWSIMDPPPVGILDQLARITDHPVKLTSSIYLPQQSRLVIGREDGSIVIVPATQTVMMQLLVGIKQNFSEWPSHQILYGHRGRVNCLLCPSLVHPRYEKSLLVSGGVDFAVCLWDLYSGSLLHRFCVHAGEITQLLVPPETCSPRVLKCICSVASDHSVTLLSLQERKCITLASRHLFPVVTIKWRPLDDFLIVGCSDGSVYVWQMETGHLDRVLHGMLAEEVLSVCDEQTADDSSCNTNASNSEGLANPAVHFFRGLKSRNMNAIRHATQRGITQWQQLQGHNQGNFDFLMKHRSNPLIIQGLRTNPKDAESHILFFDIEGLIFELHSEEYAQMTATELEALGVVFQNQKDKALHVEASKKISDFFGKVKNKAGDMEKMLKDKDKHGLVQKFKEKTEIVEKKVQAKVQESIQKVVETQDSPDDAKPDLKSKIASKMEVTHVMEVAQLLLSLLHSWGLDPHLDKVCESQLGLLRPMVPVSFGILSKGGYMSLLLPTWQNNYELAEGIVVPSSSKKRDIPAELLRLEQLTVVFTSRLHWELSTTLTSNHILALVAMSNTLLSMNSASFLPDSERSKKLLRLAQRSDSTMATEEEREELLAHHISQIKQGWSLLSTHHCFLLPDKIEALEPKKFKRPQVEMMAKRWQHHCIEIREAAQQILLGELRRMGKRGRKQLVESWAQYLPMYTHTEPIAQQFQQQHAANGANGHANAAGIAAVGNNGGGDADEDYEEEEEEIIRKPSSLSELKRKQTTAVILLGVIGAEFGQDINQDSPARGNIGTATAGERRKSSVVEGFGIANNLSRLTSMALAHLLYAPATPKLPQYTPLRRAAIDLLGRGFTVWEPYLDVSKVLLGLLELSCEGKSVPNLNYKLPLTPQADACRTARHALRLIATARPAAFITTMAREVARYNSMQQNPQSINVPLTQSVLFKAKGEILQCVEMLIDKMQAEIASLLVEVMDITLHCLDNAELKTRGLVDVCPSICRFNQVSHCTQTRRIAVGAINGHLAIYELRQNKCQMIPAHTHPITSLAFSPDGKFLVSYSCNENRLSFWQTSTGMFGLGQSQTRCTKGYSTAPIPDVSRLNPMRLAKLVWINNRTVTLMLADGSETRFNV from the coding sequence ATGGTGAGCACCAATCTTGTGGTGCCAGTTGTATTGTGGGGGCCATCGGCCCCCACCCATTGCGTTTCCAGCGTTTTCCTATCCGATGATCAGACAACTTTGGCAACAGGTTGTTACGATGGTCAAATATGTCTGTGGCATGTGGAGCCCGTAACCTTGAAGATGTCTCCACGTTGCCTATTGGTTGGTCACACAGCTCCAGTATTGTGTTTGGTGCGAGCTTCCATATTGGTAGACTGCAACTATTTGGTGAGTTCTTCAGAAAATGGTGAAATGTGCACTTGGGATATGACCGATGGAAAATGCATGGAGTCCGTCAAATTGCCTCAGGTCCATACACAAATACAAAGCTACCATACAGCCAATAGCGCTGATGTTCGACTCTTCTGTATTGGCTATTACCCCGAAATAATGGTAATGGATCCCTTTAGTCTGGAGGTCATCTACACTCTGAGCTCAAAAGTAAAACCAGATTGGATATCAGCACTGCATGTCTTGAGACCAATGCGTCGTAAAGACGATGTGGTATTGGCCATAACTACCACAGGCACTGTTAAAGTGTGGACCTTAGTGGGAAATGAGAATAAGCATGCGGAGCCCATTTATGAAAATGAATCGAAAGAAATCCGCTGTCTAAATGCCATAACCATGAACTGCTGTTCCCAGAATCAGCGTACGGTGCTCATCGTTTGCACAAAGTACTGGCAGATCTATGATGCTGGTGACTTTACTGTGCTTTGCTCGGTAATTGCCCCAGCGCGTGAGCGATGGCAAGGTGGTGATTTTATCAGTTCAGATCGTGTTATGCTTTGGACAGATGAGGGCAAGGGATACCTCTACAAATTGCCAGCAAATTGCATACCAGACAACAAGGAGTTCCATTCGAAAAGTGTCATACGCGATGCTCCCTATCTTTATTATGTTCTGCAACAtcctggtgacaaaattttgtcatgtccTCCCGCCATGAAGCTGTTGCGTAGCGAGCCCGAAGGTAAACCTGTATCACATTTTCTATTGCGGGGTGATTCCGAGGGTTTCATCTCGGTGTGGACTGTTCCCGATGTTCCTCTCGACAATATAAGTATTCTTCAAGCAAAACAAATGCCTCCGCGAGCTCTTAAGCCATCCGTTTGTACATCACTCATCGAGGCCTGGTCCATAATGGATCCTCCACCTGTGGGCATACTAGATCAATTGGCTCGAATAACTGACCACCCTGTCAAGTTGACGTCCAGCATTTATTTGCCCCAACAAAGTCGCCTTGTGATTGGCCGTGAAGATGGGTCAATCGTTATAGTGCCGGCTACTCAAACCGTAATGATGCAGTTGTTAGTGggtattaaacaaaatttcagtGAATGGCCTTCTCATCAAATTCTCTATGGGCATAGGGGTCGTGTGAATTGTCTGTTGTGTCCTTCACTGGTTCATCCACGCTATGAAAAATCTTTGCTTGTTTCCGGAGGAGTTGATTTTGCCGTTTGCTTGTGGGATTTGTACAGTGGAAGTTTACTTCACCGATTTTGTGTACATGCTGGTGAGATAACTCAGTTACTGGTGCCACCTGAGACATGTAGTCCACGTGTATTGAAGTGCATTTGTTCTGTGGCTTCGGATCACTCGGTGACTTTGCTTAGCCTACAGGAGAGAAAGTGTATTACTCTTGCTAGTCGACATCTGTTTCCCGTGGTTACCATCAAATGGCGTCCCCTGGACGATTTCCTTATAGTCGGTTGTTCGGATGGATCAGTGTATGTATGGCAAATGGAAACCGGCCACTTGGATCGTGTTCTACATGGCATGCTGGCCGAGGAGGTATTATCGGTGTGCGATGAGCAGACTGCTGACGATTCTAGCTGCAATACAAACGCCTCCAACTCTGAGGGTTTGGCCAACCCTGCAGTGCACTTTTTCCGTGGTCTAAAATCACGTAACATGAATGCGATACGGCATGCCACACAAAGAGGTATAACGCAGTGGCAACAACTGCAGGGACACAATCAGGGCAACTTTGATTTCCTTATGAAGCACCGCAGTAATCCTCTTATTATTCAGGGCTTACGTACCAATCCCAAGGATGCAGAAAGTCACATTTTATTCTTCGACATCGAGGGATTGATATTTGAGCTGCACAGCGAGGAATATGCGCAAATGACTGCCACAGAGCTTGAAGCCTTGGGAGTGGTGTTTCAGAATCAAAAAGACAAGGCACTGCATGTCGAGGCCTCCAAGAAAATCAGTGATTTCTTTGGAAAAGTGAAAAACAAAGCAGGCGATATGGAGAAAATGCTTAAAGACAAAGATAAACATGGTTTGGTGCAGAAATTCAAAGAGAAAACAGAAATTGTCGAAAAGAAGGTGCAGGCAAAGGTACAGGAAAGTATTCAGAAGGTAGTGGAGACACAAGATTCCCCTGATGACGCAAAGCCAGatttaaaatcgaaaattgcttcgaaaatggaAGTGACTCATGTCATGGAAGTGGCCCAATTATTGCTGTCCTTGCTGCATTCGTGGGGCTTGGACCCCCACTTGGACAAGGTTTGCGAATCACAATTGGGCTTGCTGCGACCCATGGTACCCGTGTCATTTGGTATTCTTTCCAAAGGTGGTTACATGTCGCTGCTACTACCCACATGGCAGAATAACTATGAATTAGCCGAGGGCATAGTGGTGCCCAGCAGTTCGAAAAAACGTGACATTCCGGCAGAATTGCTGCGACTAGAACAACTCACTGTAGTATTTACATCCCGTCTGCACTGGGAACTGAGCACAACCCTTACCTCAAATCACATCCTAGCTTTAGTGGCCATGTCCAATACGCTTTTGTCAATGAATTCAGCCTCATTTCTGCCCGATAGCGAGCGCAGCAAAAAGCTTTTGCGTCTCGCCCAACGTAGCGACTCCACCATGGCCACTGAGGAGGAACGTGAGGAATTACTTGCTCACCATATATCACAAATTAAACAAGGCTGGAGCCTACTCTCAACACATCACTGTTTCCTATTGCCCGATAAAATCGAAGCTTTAGAACCAAAGAAATTCAAAAGACCTCAGGTTGAAATGATGGCCAAACGTTGGCAACATCATTGCATTGAGATACGAGAAGCGGCCCAACAGATATTGCTGGGCGAATTAAGACGTATGGGCAAACGTGGTCGTAAACAACTTGTAGAGAGCTGGGCTCAATATCTGCCAATGTATACGCACACAGAACCTATTGCTCAACAATTCCAACAACAACATGCAGCCAATGGGGCTAATGGACATGCTAATGCTGCAGGTATTGCAGCTGTAGGAAACAATGGCGGTGGTGATGCCGACGAAGACTATGAAGAAGAAGAGGAGGAGATAATACGCAAGCCATCCAGTTTATCTGAATTGAAACGAAAACAGACAACAGCTGTGATATTATTGGGTGTTATTGGAGCTGAATTTGGTCAAGACATAAATCAAGATTCACCAGCCCGAGGTAACATCGGCACAGCGACGGCTGGCGAAAGACGAAAATCTTCTGTAGTGGAAGGTTTTGGCATTGCCAACAATTTATCGCGGTTAACCTCAATGGCTTTGGCTCATTTGTTGTATGCCCCAGCTACACCTAAATTGCCTCAATACACGCCACTGCGGAGGGCGGCTATCGATTTACTGGGTCGTGGATTTACCGTATGGGAACCTTATTTAGATGTGAGTAAAGTATTGCTCGGCCTATTGGAGCTCTCCTGTGAAGGAAAGTCGGTGCCCAACCTAAACTATAAACTTCCTTTGACACCACAAGCTGATGCATGCCGAACGGCCAGACATGCTTTACGGCTGATAGCTACCGCCCGTCCTGCGGCTTTTATAACAACAATGGCTCGAGAGGTGGCCCGTTACAATAGCATGCAACAAAATCCCCAATCCATTAATGTGCCCCTCACCCAATCCGTTTTGTTCAAGGCCAAAGGAGAAATACTACAGTGTGTGGAAATGTTGATTGATAAAATGCAAGCTGAAATCGCTAGTCTATTGGTCGAGGTTATGGATATCACACTACATTGTCTGGACAATGCAGAGCTGAAAACAAGAGGTTTAGTAGATGTATGCCCATCGATTTGTCGATTCAATCAGGTATCCCATTGCACACAAACACGACGTATTGCTGTAGGTGCCATCAATGGCCACCTGGCCATATATGAATTGAGACAAAACAAATGTCAAATGATACCAGCTCATACACATCCCATAACATCATTGGCGTTTTCGCCGGATGGTAAATTTTTGGTCTCATATTCATGCAACGAGAATCGTCTATCGTTTTGGCAAACTAGTACGGGTATGTTTGGTCTTGGCCAGTCACAGACACGTTGTACCAAAGGTTATTCAACGGCCCCCATACCCGATGTGTCACGCCTGAATCCTATGCGTCTAGCAAAACTGGTGTGGATAAATAATCGTACGGTCACCTTGATGTTGGCAGATGGTTCTGAAACGCGTTTCAATGTCTAA